Genomic DNA from Streptomyces venezuelae:
TTCTTCGTCAGGTACTTGCGCGCCATCGCGAACTGCGGATCATCGCTGGTCAGGGCCTCGAGGAAGCCTTGGACGATCTCTATCGGACGGGCGCCCTCGCGCGGCGGCAGCGCGTAGACACGGACCTGCGACTGCGAGTCCGGTCGCTGCGAGGCATCGACGGACTTCAGGTTCCCGCTGTCCGGCATCGAGGCACAGCCCGCCAGGAGGGCCCCGCAGCCGGCGAGGAGGAGCCCCGTGCGCAATGGACGTCCGCGGCCGCGCCGCGCCCTGTGGTCAGCGCCCACGCGCGTTCCCCTCTTCCCTGTCCGGGCCCGCGATCGGCCCCGGCTCCTCGGCACCGTCCCCACGTGTCCCGTTCACCTCATCCGGCTCACCGGCCGGCTCGCCGTCCACCGGCCGGCGCGGCACGACCCTCGATCCGTTGCCCGGCAGCGCCGCCGGGTCGACGGGTCCCGCGTGCAGGAGCCGCGGGGGTATGGGCCCCTTCGCCGGTACGGGCGGCGGCACCCTCTCGGACGCCGCCGCAACCGCCTGCGCGGGAACCGTGGCCAGCTTGCCCGCGCCCCCGGCCGGCAGCCCCGCATCGTTCAGGCCCCGGCGCCTGCGCGAGTCGTCGGGCTCCAGCGGTATCGGCGAACCCCGCAGCGGCTCGTCCGCCGTCCTCGGCAACGTAAGCCTGAACTGCGAACCCCCGCCCGGTTCGCCCCACGCCTGCAGCCAGCCGCCGTGCAGCCGCGCGTCCTCCAGGGCGATGGACAGCCCGAGCCCCGTACCACCGGTGGTACGCGCGCGCGCCGGGTCCGCCCGCCAGAAGCGGCTGAACACCCGCGTCGCCTCGCCGGGCTTCAGACCCACTCCGTAGTCCCGCACCGCGACGGCGACCGCGCCGCCCGCGGCGGCGAGCCGCACCACGACGTCCTTGCCCTCGCCGTGCTCCACGGCGTTGACGACGAGATTGCGCAGCACCCGCTCCACACGCCGCGCGTCGGCCTCGGCGACCACGGGCTGCTGGTCCCCCACGACCCGTATGTGCGTGCCCTTGCGCTCGGCGAGCATCTCCGCACCCCCGACCACCCGGCGCACGACCTCGCGGAGGTCTATCGGCTCGGCCTCCAACGCTGCCGCTCCCGCGTCGAACCTGCTGATCTCCAGCAGATCGGCGAGCAGCGACTCGAACCGGTCCAGCTGATCGGCGAGCAGCTCGGCCGACCGCGCGGTCACCGGATCGAAGTCGACCCGCGCCTCGTGGATGACGTCGGCGGCCATCCGGACCGTCGTCAACGGCGTCCGCAGCTCGTGCGACACGTCGGACACGAACCGCCGCTGCATCCGCGACAGCTCCTCCAACTGCTGGATCTTCAGCTGGAGGTTCTGCGCCATCTTGTTGAAGGCCTCACCGAGCCGCGCGATGTCGTCCTCTCCGGTGACCTTCATACGTTCCTGAAGGCGCCCGGCGGAGAGCCGCTCGGCGATGCCCGCGGCCATCCGGACCGGCGTGACGACCTGGCGCACCACCAGCCACGCGATGGCCCCGAGAAGCACCACGACGAACAGCCCCGCGGTCGCGAGGGTCGTCCTGACCAGGTTCAGCGACTCCTCCTCCTGCGTCAGCGGAAAGAGGTAGTACAGCTGGTACGGATCACCGTTGAGGTCGTTGAGGCGCTTGCCGATCACCAGTCCCGAGTGCGGCTCCCGGCCGTCGTCGTAGACGATCCGCGTATTGGCCTGGTAGACGCCCGTGCCGTTGTCGACCTGGCGGCGCAGCTCCTCCGGCACGCTCAGGATCGGCTCCACACCGCCCGAGGCGCGCGAACCCCGCACGCTCCCGGAGTCACCCGCGGAGGTCGGGCTCAGCGTCACGACGGCGAAGGCGTTCTGCCCACCACTGGACAGCTGCTCGACCAGGTCCGACATCCACACGGCGGCATTGCGCCCGTCGGCCGTACTGCCGTCCTGGCCCTGCCCCTGCCCCGCGCTCTGCCGCGCGGCATTGACGCTGTCCTGCGCCGCCCTGAAGCCACCGTCGGCCTGGCTCTGCGACGCCTTCACCTTGGCCTTGAGCAGGCCGTTGTTGACCGAGCTCATGACGGCGAAGCCGAGCATGAGCACCACGCCGAGCGACATCAGCAACGTCGTCGCGACGACCTTCAGCTGGATGTTGCGCCGCCACAGCCGCACGGCGGGCAGCAGGGGACGGCGCACCCAGCGCACGAAGAGCCGGAGCACAGGACTGCCCTGCACCCCGCCCTGCAGCAGCAGCCCGCCGTCGACGAGCCGCCCGAACCCGGACGAGCGCCGTCCCGGTCCAGTCCGCCCCGAGCGAGCCCCCGAACCCCCGGGAGTCGTGGGAGAACTGTCCCGGGACATGTCAGCTCGGTCCGGCCTTGTAACCGACACCACGGACGGTCACCACGATCTCCGGCCGCTCGGGGTCCCGCTCGACCTTGGACCGCAGCCGCTGGACGTGCACGTTCACCAGCCGGGTGTCCGCCGCGTGCCGGTAGCCC
This window encodes:
- the mtrB gene encoding MtrAB system histidine kinase MtrB, with the protein product MSRDSSPTTPGGSGARSGRTGPGRRSSGFGRLVDGGLLLQGGVQGSPVLRLFVRWVRRPLLPAVRLWRRNIQLKVVATTLLMSLGVVLMLGFAVMSSVNNGLLKAKVKASQSQADGGFRAAQDSVNAARQSAGQGQGQDGSTADGRNAAVWMSDLVEQLSSGGQNAFAVVTLSPTSAGDSGSVRGSRASGGVEPILSVPEELRRQVDNGTGVYQANTRIVYDDGREPHSGLVIGKRLNDLNGDPYQLYYLFPLTQEEESLNLVRTTLATAGLFVVVLLGAIAWLVVRQVVTPVRMAAGIAERLSAGRLQERMKVTGEDDIARLGEAFNKMAQNLQLKIQQLEELSRMQRRFVSDVSHELRTPLTTVRMAADVIHEARVDFDPVTARSAELLADQLDRFESLLADLLEISRFDAGAAALEAEPIDLREVVRRVVGGAEMLAERKGTHIRVVGDQQPVVAEADARRVERVLRNLVVNAVEHGEGKDVVVRLAAAGGAVAVAVRDYGVGLKPGEATRVFSRFWRADPARARTTGGTGLGLSIALEDARLHGGWLQAWGEPGGGSQFRLTLPRTADEPLRGSPIPLEPDDSRRRRGLNDAGLPAGGAGKLATVPAQAVAAASERVPPPVPAKGPIPPRLLHAGPVDPAALPGNGSRVVPRRPVDGEPAGEPDEVNGTRGDGAEEPGPIAGPDREEGNARGR